Part of the Acidimicrobiales bacterium genome, ACCCACCCCACGGCAAATTGCGTTCGAAAACCCGCATAGAGCGGGCTGATCGACGCAATTTCAGCCGGCCCCGGCTCGGTTGCCCGACCGTTGCGCTTCTGTCAACGCTCCGTGAACCGCTTCGACATTCTGTTGAACGGAGTTAGCTTCCACCCCATGTCAGCTGGGGTGTTGCGATTGCAGGGCGGGCGGGTGGTCGACCCGGCGTCGGGGCTCGACGCCGTCGCCGACGTGCTCGCGGTCGACGGGGTCGTCGCCGCCGTGGGGTCACCGGACGAGGTCGACCTGGCCGTGGCCGCCGCCGGTGGGACCGTCCAGACGATCGACTGCGAGGGACTGGTGGTGACGCCCGGGTTGATCGACCTCCACGCCCACGTGTTCCCCGGCCTGGGCGACTTCTGCGTTGCGCCCGACCGGGCCGGCGTCCAGACCGCGGTGCCGGTGGTGGTCGACGGCGGCACCAGTGGCGTCGCCACGTTCGGGCTGGCCCGGGCCTGGCTGGAGGCGTCGGCGCCCGCCACCCGGGTGCTGGCCTTCATCGACCCCAACCAGCTCTACCTGGCCACCGGCGACTTCATCGCCCACAAGCTCCACATCGCCGACGACGAGCGCAACCTCGATCTCGACTCCACCGCCGCGGCCCTCGAGGCCCACGCCGACATCGTGGTGGGGATGAAGGTGCGGGCCACCCACACCGGCGACGACACCCACAGCCCGTTCCTGTCCGGCGCCCAGTCCGTGTCGGGCGACCTGCCGGTGATGGTGCACCTCGGCCGCTTCCCGCACACGCCCACCATCACCAACGAAGCCCTGCTCACCACCCTGCGCGCCGGCGACATCATCACCCACGCCTTCCGGGCGGGCGGCGGGCAGCTCTCCCCGGCCGACGGGACAGTGACGCCCGAGTTCGTCGACGCGGTGGAGCGGGGCGTGCGGCTCGACATCGGCCACTCCGCCACCGACTTCCGGTTCCGCACCGCCCGGCGGCTGTTCGAGGCCGGCTACCTCCCGCACTCGATCAGCACCGACCTCAACATCTACAACGTCGACGGCCCGGTCGGGTCGCTGCCCGAGACGATGTCGAAGATCTGGGCGCTCGGCGTGCCGCTGCCCGAGGTGGTGGCGATGGCGACCCTCGGGCCGGCCACGTCGATCCGCCGAGAGGGCGAGCTGGGGTCCCTCGCCGTCGGCCGGCCCGCCGAGGTGTCGGTCCTGGCCGTTGTGGAGGGGCCCGCCTCGCTGTCGGACGGCCACGAGACGATCGTCGCCGACCGCCGGTTGGCCGCCGTCGGCTGCGTCCGGGCCGGCCGCTGGCTCCCGGCGAACGTCGCCACCCCGGTCGCCGCATGACGTCGGTCCCCACCCGAAATCTCGACACAGATGGCGCTCTGGCCACCACTTCTGTCGAAGTTTCGGAGTTGGCGGGCGGGCTGCGGCGGGCGTTGGAGTACCACTGGCATCCGGTGTGCCTGGCGTCGCAGCTGCCCGGGCCGGTGCCGGTGCGGCTGCTGGGCCGTGACCTCGCCGTCGCCCGGCTGGGGAGCGGCCGGGCGATCGCCGTCGTCGACCGGTGCCCCCACCGGTCGACCCGGCTCTCCGTGGGCACGGTGGAGGACGACTGCCTGCGCTGCGCCTACCACGGCTGGGCCTTCGCCCCCGACGGGCATTGCGTCGACATCCCGTCGATGCCCTACGGCCCCATCCCGGGCCGGGCCCGGGTCGACGCCTTCGAGGCGACGCTGGCGTACGGCCTGGTGTGGGTGCGGCTCGACGGCGCCGCCGAAACGGTGGTGCCGGCCTGCCCGGCGTTCGAGGACACGACCATGAAGGTGCTGGTGGGCGAGCCGTACACCTGGCCGGTGGCGGCACCGCGGCGGGTGGAGAACTTCGTCGACCTGGCCCACTTCGCCTTCGTCCACGACGGCTCGCTGGGCCGCCGCGACCGCCCGGTCCCCCCGATCCCCGACATCACCCGGGTCGACGGCGAGCTGCGGTTCGCCTACGACCCCACCACCAGCCCTTCCGGACCGGGGATTGAGGTGACGGGT contains:
- a CDS encoding amidohydrolase/deacetylase family metallohydrolase, producing the protein MSAGVLRLQGGRVVDPASGLDAVADVLAVDGVVAAVGSPDEVDLAVAAAGGTVQTIDCEGLVVTPGLIDLHAHVFPGLGDFCVAPDRAGVQTAVPVVVDGGTSGVATFGLARAWLEASAPATRVLAFIDPNQLYLATGDFIAHKLHIADDERNLDLDSTAAALEAHADIVVGMKVRATHTGDDTHSPFLSGAQSVSGDLPVMVHLGRFPHTPTITNEALLTTLRAGDIITHAFRAGGGQLSPADGTVTPEFVDAVERGVRLDIGHSATDFRFRTARRLFEAGYLPHSISTDLNIYNVDGPVGSLPETMSKIWALGVPLPEVVAMATLGPATSIRREGELGSLAVGRPAEVSVLAVVEGPASLSDGHETIVADRRLAAVGCVRAGRWLPANVATPVAA
- a CDS encoding Rieske 2Fe-2S domain-containing protein: MTSVPTRNLDTDGALATTSVEVSELAGGLRRALEYHWHPVCLASQLPGPVPVRLLGRDLAVARLGSGRAIAVVDRCPHRSTRLSVGTVEDDCLRCAYHGWAFAPDGHCVDIPSMPYGPIPGRARVDAFEATLAYGLVWVRLDGAAETVVPACPAFEDTTMKVLVGEPYTWPVAAPRRVENFVDLAHFAFVHDGSLGRRDRPVPPIPDITRVDGELRFAYDPTTSPSGPGIEVTGGLWVGSWCQAVWRLRWRVSIWRGVRPRM